In Mucilaginibacter sp. KACC 22063, the genomic stretch ATGCCTTACCCGGAGAGAAAACCAATTTATGATACCTATAAAGTAATCATAGATAAAATCATCGCTGAAAAAAAGTACAAGTCTTACGCTGATGCTGAAATCGACGATTTGGACCGATCTTTACTGGCAGCGTTCCGCGAAATACGGCTCGCTCATTCGTTACAAAAAGAATGGCTTCCCGAGGAGTAATCAACAAAATCGGATTACTTTGTACATTTACACATGAAAATTTCTATTGAAAATTTTAAAGCGATCAGGAGCCTTGCTGATTATGAGCTTAAACCGCTGACAGTATTGTCGGGCGTGAACAGTTCGGGTAAGTCCTCGCTTATACAATTATTGCTATTACTGAAGCAAACGCTGCAACTGGATTCGACTAAGAACCCGTTGCTTCTAAACGGGGACTTTTATCAGGTTGGCTCTTTTAAAGATATCTTAACTAACAAAGATCTTAGCAAGTCTTTAAAAGTGGGCTTTGAATTTTCCAAAGAGGAAGACATTGCACTAAATACCGGCAAACGGATCACCCTATTCGATGCCTATGAAACTTTTACGATCAAAGTAGAAGTAACTTTTGAGCAGCACGATGAACAGATTGGCATCAGTGACTTCTTTATTTTATATCAACTCCCAACAGGTGACAAACGCGAACAATATGTGCGGTTTCAAACCATAGTTGGAGAAAATACTAAATACAAAATTGAGGCCAGTAACCTTCTATTTGGCGATGAATTATGGGGTACGGATGCTAATGTGACCGATCTACAGTTTTCGTCTATTTTTCCTAATTATTACGAAATTACCGAGCTGGAAGTCGCAGAAGGCACAAAACGCTCTGAAGAAAATATCCACCAGCAAAACACGACCAAATATTTCCCGAAGATCGCAGGTATCAAATCTCTGCTTGACCGGAAGTTTGCCAGTGTTTCTTATATCGGCCCGCTTCGAGAACAACCCAAAGATCTATATCCGATGAGCAGCCGTAAAAGGCATGTAGGTAATCTGGGCGAATTTACTGCGCAGGTTCTCGAAAATTTCGCCGGGGAAACTATTAACTTTTTAAATCCGGCACTTGCGCCCAGTGGAATCAGTTACGAAGCAATCGAAGTACCATTATTAACAGGTGTAAAGATATGGATGTGCGACATTTTCAAAATTGGGAAAGACATCTTTTCCAAAAAACAGGGGGAATCGTACAGCATCGTGCTCACAAATGACGCAGGTATAGAGACAACGATTAAGCATGTCGGTTTCGGGATTAGCCAAGTATTGCCAATAATT encodes the following:
- a CDS encoding AAA family ATPase, with the protein product MKISIENFKAIRSLADYELKPLTVLSGVNSSGKSSLIQLLLLLKQTLQLDSTKNPLLLNGDFYQVGSFKDILTNKDLSKSLKVGFEFSKEEDIALNTGKRITLFDAYETFTIKVEVTFEQHDEQIGISDFFILYQLPTGDKREQYVRFQTIVGENTKYKIEASNLLFGDELWGTDANVTDLQFSSIFPNYYEITELEVAEGTKRSEENIHQQNTTKYFPKIAGIKSLLDRKFASVSYIGPLREQPKDLYPMSSRKRHVGNLGEFTAQVLENFAGETINFLNPALAPSGISYEAIEVPLLTGVKIWMCDIFKIGKDIFSKKQGESYSIVLTNDAGIETTIKHVGFGISQVLPIIVEGLLMEIDGTLILEQPEIHLHPKVQSLLFDFLYSLVLQGKNVIIETHSDHFITRMRRRIAESQNEDLLNALNLTFIEAQDGEVYFEIIELDDMGTIDYFPEDFIEQSNLELKAIVQAQMNKRMRGN